In Amia ocellicauda isolate fAmiCal2 chromosome 5, fAmiCal2.hap1, whole genome shotgun sequence, a genomic segment contains:
- the LOC136750620 gene encoding protein BTG3-like gives MKREIVAAVHFLSRLIRKLEKQKVEEFAKRLTATLQEKFRGHWYPDNPIKGQAYRCIRVNRPQWEDPELRWACEESRMLFCDLGLPWVHTMWVDPAEVRCRYGDENDAFMV, from the exons ATGAAGAGAGAAATTGTAGCCGCTGTCCATTTCCTCTCTAGGCTGATCAGGAAGTTGGAGAAGCAAAAGGTGGAGGAGTTCGCAAAGCGTCTGACTGCAACTTTGCAGGAGAAGTTCAGAGGGCACTGGTATCCTGACAACCCTATCAAGGGCCAGGCATACAG GTGTATCCGTGTGAACAGACCTCAGTGGGAGGACCCTGAGCTGCGCTGGGCCTGCGAGGAGAGCAGGATGCTGTTCTGCGACCTGGGCCTGCCGTGGGTGCACACTATGTGGGTCGACCCTGCAGAGGTGAGGTGCAG gtATGGTGATGAGAACGATGCTTTTATGGTGTAG
- the socs9 gene encoding suppressor of cytokine signaling 9 has protein sequence MSQSRESDERGKEKERGARPKVRQSRSEERREGSAGDSGGRKNGRGKKKGRQDTPLERPASDGFEYGELRAGREFGDRGSSPLERRRRLVPASTGGILQELGAEGLAGAAEEEEGEGCGARVPSGRTLRQKIQDAVGQCFPIKSHSSPSPCLSPSSSTSSCASSSSSSRRKIHLSELMLDKCPFPAGSDLAQKWYLIKQHTAPISQPALLDTLSGAASSSHLMTMVEDEDDRLRERRRISIEQGVEPPPNAQIHTFEVTAQINPLYKLGPKLAHGMNELAGDDRATLQQQQQQKLEQQQLQMQAQQQQQQQQQQPPPPPQPQQQLILRNCLDSLDEVAACSASSEPMAVVLAAAAAAVTAGIDSHPPAPSALPQSERLKCRDTYRVHTQIDYIHCLVPDLLQITNLPCYWGVMDRYEAEALLEGKPEGTFLLRDSAQEDYLFSVSFRRYGRSLHARIEQWNHNFSFDVHDPSVFHASTVTGLLEHYKDPNSCMFFEPLLSSPIHRTQPFSLQHICRAVIASCTTYDGIDVLPIPTALKEHLKEYHYKQKVRVRRLDTWWE, from the coding sequence ATGTCACAATCCCGTGAAAGCGATGAGAGGGGcaaggagaaagagaggggggccCGTCCTAAAGTGAGACAGAGCCGCtcggaggagaggagggagggcagTGCCGGCGACAGCGGGGGAAGGAAGAACGGGAGAGGGAAGAAGAAAGGCAGGCAAGACACCCCGCTGGAGCGCCCTGCCAGTGACGGCTTCGAATACGGAGAGCTGCGGGCGGGCAGGGAGTTCGGGGACAGGGGGTCGTCCCCTCTGGAGAGGAGGCGGCGGCTGGTCCCTGCCTCCACTGGCGGCATCCTACAGGAACTGGGTGCTGAGGGGCTGGCAGGAGCAGCAGAagaagaggagggggaggggtgtgGCGCCAGGGTCCCCAGCGGCCGCACTTTGAGACAGAAGATCCAGGATGCGGTGGGCCAGTGCTTCCCCATCAAGAGTCACAGCAGCCCCTCGCCCTGCCTCTCCCCctcgtcctccacctcctcctgcgcctcgtcgtcctcctcctcccgccGCAAGATTCACCTGAGTGAGCTTATGCTGGATAAGTGCCCCTTCCCGGCGGGCTCCGACCTGGCACAGAAGTGGTACCTCATCAAGCAGCACACAGCCCCCATTTCCCAGCCTGCCCTGCTGGACACCCTGAGCGGGGCAGCCAGCTCCTCGCATCTGATGACCATGGTGGAGGACGAGGACGACCGGTTGCGGGAGAGACGGCGCATCAGCATCGAGCAGGGAGTGGAGCCACCGCCCAACGCCCAGATCCACACCTTTGAGGTGACGGCCCAGATCAACCCCCTTTACAAGCTGGGGCCAAAACTGGCGCACGGTATGAATGAGCTGGCGGGGGACGATCGAGCCActttgcagcagcagcagcagcagaaactAGAGCAGCAGCAACTGCAGATGCAGgcacaacagcaacagcaacagcaacagcaacaaccaccaccaccaccacaaccacaACAGCAGCTGATATTGCGAAACTGCTTGGACAGCTTAGACGAAGTGGCGGCTTGTTCTGCTTCTTCAGAGCCCATGGCGGTAGTTTTGGCGGCAGCGGCGGCAGCAGTGACAGCTGGGATAGACAGCCACCCCCCTGCTCCCTCCGCACTGCCCCAATCGGAGCGCCTGAAATGCAGGGATACCTATCGGGTCCACACCCAAATCGACTACATCCACTGCCTGGTGCCCGACCTCCTGCAGATCACCAACCTGCCCTGCTACTGGGGGGTGATGGACCGCTACGAGGCAGAGGCCCTGCTGGAGGGCAAACCTGAGGGAACCTTCCTCCTGCGTGACTCGGCCCAAGAGGACTACCTATTCTCGGTCAGCTTTCGCCGCTACGGCCGGTCGCTGCATGCCCGCATCGAGCAGTGGAACCACAATTTCAGCTTCGATGTGCACGACCCCAGCGTCTTCCATGCCTCCACCGTGACCGGCCTCCTAGAGCACTACAAGGATCCCAACTCCTGCATGTTCTTCGAGCCCCTGCTGTCCAGCCCCATCCACCGCACGCAGCCCTTCAGCCTGCAACACATCTGCCGGGCAGTCATCGCCAGCTGCACCACCTATGACGGTATCGACGTGCTGCCCATCCCCACGGCCCTGAAGGAGCACCTGAAGGAGTACCACTACAAACAGAAAGTGAGAGTGAGACGGCTGGACACCTGGTGGGAGTAG